GAGTGCATCACGGTCATTCAGAAGTTGGCGTTTGTTTTCCATTACAAGCTCTTGAAAAGAACGCTTTCTAGGTTTTCTCATCGTGTTCACCATCCTTTGTCATCATTGTAACAGTTATTATGTCCGGAAACGGTTGCAATTATTACAACTTTTTGAAAATTTAATCGTATTTTATTCATACCCGATATTTTGGAGTCTCCTCCATGCAATTTTTACCATAAAAAACACCAGTAGTGATGTACTGGTGTCACTTCGCGAGTTCATTCATTTGATCGTATGTCATGGAGCCGATATACTTTTTTAGAATCAAGCCCTGTTCATCA
This window of the Mesobacillus jeotgali genome carries:
- a CDS encoding FbpB family small basic protein, with protein sequence MRKPRKRSFQELVMENKRQLLNDRDALDRIEAKLEQKHLGKAE